The genomic segment GCGGGTTACATACCTAGTTattaacttaaaaggataatgcATGCGCTACTTGATTAAGAAAAACCCATCTTCTcgaaatttatttatattcttgaaatttgaagaaattataacCATACAATCAAAGAATTTAGGATTCGTTTTCTCCCTCACTGACATTTCAGCGGCAACAATCAAGGGAAGAAGAAGCTATGCGTTACATGTCTGAGACAAAACTAACAAACCACGCAAAATCACGTCCTCTCCAATCAACGCAACAATTTGTTTCTGCTTGGAAAAAGAAATACCAGTTGCACAAACGTTAATAAAGTTCTTATCGAGGGTGATTTGATTTTGTCTTTGTGTTTTTATGAATGTGATTACACAGATTTGAATGGCGAGCGAGAGAACTGGAGGAGGAGGTGATCTACtgatggtgtgtgtgtgtgtgtgtgtgtgtgtgtgtgtgtgtgtgtgtgtgtgtgtgtgttcataGCTATGAGTCGGTATCTGGAATCCTACTGGGTCAGGTATCTAAAAATCCATATCTGCCGAGCAAGGAATACTTGTGAATCTGATCAATTAGCTACCTATGATACTCATTATTAGGACCATGCGCTTTCTCCCAGAGGCGAGGATCCATCTTTTCTGCAAACCATCAAGCAACCAGCTGAAGGGAAAAAATCTAACAGCGGAATGTGCCTTGACAAACTACACTACTGGCAAATTTATTTCAGCAATCCACTCAGTTACAAGGTGCTCCACCTTCATCCGGATTTGTTTAAAAATCTTCAGAAAAAAAGACCCAACAATTGGAAGACAAAACAATTAGGTCAATTCACTCAAAAGAACAGGAGCAAAATAGTGCAAGAAACTACTACCTTTATGTTTATCCATGCATTACACTACGAAGACCAGTTCGTTAGAACCGCGCTGACACGTCGTTTTCAAATATGTTTCTAGATTAAAGCATTTCAAACCAGAAATTAATGCAAAAGGCCACATGAAATAACAGCTAATGAGTATGACACCCACCTGAACTTGCGTCTTAAAGGGTTCACGCACCTGTAACTAAGGGTCAATCAAAAACGTAATACTTGCTAGTGTCTATCCTATAGAAAAAACTCTACAGTAGCTGCTCCTCATGACTCACATTTTGCAGACCTTCGCTCTGCCTGCTCTAGCTTTTTGGCAGTCTCCAGTGGCATAACAATAATGGCATCCTCCTTAATTATCTGTTTAACAAATATGAGAATTGAACATTGTCAGACCACCAGATCTTACAAGGAAATGCTTGGGGATGATGCTACGCATTGGTAGCTTGAAATCCATGACAGTGAcgacaaaaataagaaaaccaaaTAGAAAATTGTTAGAACATCAAATTTAAGCTTGGCTCCAAGAAACGAACTCACGTTTTCATGCAGGAGGAACATTACAATCACAGCTATGGAGCTACATTCCATATTGATCAGTGTAGGTGGACTTGTATATCTTGACTCTCtgataaattcaaaaaagcaaatcaaaataagatccacacaagcaaataaaaaaagatccaCACTTCACCAATAGCAGTAACAGcagaattttattcaaaatgaaAGGCAGTAGAACTTTGCTTGAACAATGACCGGACTTATAATTATGAGCCtagaaatttcaaaagaaagCATGGACTAGTCCAACTAGTGATATAAATAAGGTATGAGAGTAACATTTCAAGAGGCCTGATAGGTGATATGATAAGCCTTGATTTTGAACAATACCAGATATATATTAAGAGTTGGAGATTTAGCATTCGATATTCTGTTACTGAATCATAAATCAGATATTGCAGTGTAGTCATGAATGAAGCACTCCTTTATTAGGCCATTACCACCACCAACCAAGATGCCTTGACGATTGCAGGGTACTCAACAAGTTACAACTTGCAATTGTTTCCTCTTTTATATGTAGTATGTACACATGCTTTCCTATATATGTCACCTGAAAGATAGAATTTAAATATCTTTGACATGGAAGGAtgctgaaaacaaaacaaaataaaattatagcacATCAGAGAGAGATAATACAATGAGACTCACGTAGGAACATCTGCTGCTTGAGCCAGGAAGGATGAGCCAATCTTATCCCAGAGTGCTGCAATTCATGAGCTGGGGGACAAGTAATACAATTCCCTTCGCACCCATTGCATCCGAAAACTCAGGGTTCTCAGATGCATGAATGAAACCAGGCTAAACTGCATCAACATGTGCTATCTCAGCCATATGGGAAGCAgaaattataacttaaaaaaaatttacaagggAAACGAAAATTCAACTTTCTTTCTAGCTAATTAATAAGGTCAAACAGAGCATAATTGGAGAGAATGGATCATAACGATGTAAGGATAATAAGACACCCCATAGCTATTGATCTCGGTGATGATTTGAGCGCCATGAAGAAAAAGGGACTTCATGAGACTACATCACATACTAAACTACTCAACTCGATTGTACAATTCATTGACTATGCAAGTTCACTATTTTTATCCATATAAAGTcagaattcaataattttagtCAAGCAACAGAAAGTTAATCACAGtgaacaaaattattttctgataggAATTGTTTAACTGAATTTAGTTGTCTTTTTGTGGTTTGTTGTACTTCTAACTAAAACAGCAGAAGAAAACTTGAATGCACAAAAATGTCAGAGAGTTCTGTGTAAGCACTCTATAATGAGCTGCGCATCAGCATATTTATTATGATTGTCCTGCCAGGAACTTCAACAAACTAATCAGTTATTCAATATACTCTACACTTATTCTGATGTCTTGAAGAGGAGCGTAACAGCAAGATAGTCTTATCCATGCAAAAAGTTTCATAAACCCATGTCTTTGTGCTACATATAAACTTGACAGCTTCCAGTTGTTTGCAGTTGAATATTATTGCAGCAAGATCTTGACAAGAAAAAATGACAGTTGAAAGCAATATTGTTAAATATGCTAAACTATGATCTAGTTTACAAATTCAGTCAGTATGGTTCGACCTACTGAATTAACACACccataatgaaattaaaaaataatagtatttgcACACAAGATATTATGCAGGTCTGATATGGCAATTCGACTTCTTATTGCAGAAACATAACTAAATTTAAACTACAAGTTTCACCATATCAAATACTTTGGAGGCTCAGCAGCTTACCATTTGAATGCAGAACCATCACTAATAACCCAATTCAGTCACAATGTCTACGCTGGTTTTTCACAAGAAATACTTGCAGAAAAGGTGCTTAAAATATTGGAGCCATTCATCCCctgtgatttaaaataattcaacaacCAGAGAATTGCAGAATGGTTTATCACAATCCCAACTGAACCGGCAACATTTCCATTCTCATTGTCAAATTTCTCTGAAAATTTAGTCAAGCTGTCAAATAGCTTTGAGGCATTAGAGACAACCCATGATGCCAAAACTGTAGCAGCAAAGTCCTGGAATACATCATCAGGCAGCAACATGATTGCCCCAACAAGCTCAGGTGTGGGAGCACGGCAAATGCACAATGTAAGAAGGCCTCCCACAGCAATGGCACTTGTATTTGCATCCAGCTCATTAGAgcagaaaaatttcaaaatgatcttCTCCAGCTGAACCTTAGAAACAGCAAGCTCTGATCTGATCAAGCCCCAAAGCTTGTGCTGCTCTGAAGGATCCCAACTGAGAGAGTTCTTCATTAAGTGAAAAATATCTTCAGTGCTCTCCCCGAACACGAAGAATCTCTTCAGCCCAATTTCAAACTGCATTTCAAGAAGATCAGCATGATCCAACTGACTCACAAGGAACCTGATGATATCAATGTTGCCAGCACATAAGTCGGCAAGATGACAGAAGATGCTGTAGAAGAactttgtcttttttctttcacaaaGAAAACAAGAGGTTATGTCTAGAATGAATAGCTTTGACAGAGCTAAATCATCTTCTTTATGCAGGATGGTTCTTGAACGTTCAAGGAAACATTTGTATGCAGCAAAAGCATTTTTTACCAACATATTAACTAATTCCTTATCCATCTTAGAAGTAGAAACACTGCCTTCGAGAAAATCTTGTTTCCTTCCATTCAGAATAGAAAAATACCCATCAACATGAAAGAGTAGTAATGACATCCCTGAGTCACTTATcttagaaaaattattgttgatgatTGCATTTCCTGAAGAATCTGATATACATGCCTCATAAGCTAGCCTTGTTGCATAAGATAGTAAGTGAGCTCCTACATGAAAACCATTCCTTAACCAGAATAGAAGCATTTCTTGCAACCGTTCATGCTGAGAAAGTATGAAGGAGCGTGCAATTATGATTGTGGGCGAATGAATTCCACTGTCAGAAGAAGGAACACTAATGCTGACATCAAAAGGAGCAAATAATCGATTGCCAATGGATTCAAATTGATCTGCAATTCTTGAAGATAAAGTTTCAGGGAAAGTTGAACCACATGTTGATGCTTGGCCATCAAGATTCACAAATGAGAGCAGTATTTCCTCCAAAATCTGAAGCCCCATTCTATTTGACTTCTTCATAGCTTCTGCCAGATTTTGTGCTAAGCTCTCAATAGCATCAAATTGACTTTCAATGGTAACATTTGATGGGCAAGAAGTCATAAACAGGTCACCTGAAATGGGAATAGAAGAACCAGCAGGTTCTTTGCTAAGCCTTACTTCCACAATCTTTGCAGATTGTTGTTCCGGAGCTGGTGTTGTTATTGCAAGATGAGAAACATTTTGCAAACTCGAACGTGACACAGAATGAGGAGGAAGATGGGCTGGTTGCAACTCATTACTTTCAATATTCAAACGCAATATTAACTTCCTAAGTCCCTCTCTTAGAAAAGGAGAAAGTGCATCACATGAAGTCAGAATATCCATTGACCGAACCACTCCTTTTTGAACAAGCATCCTCATAGCTGATGACAAACCCcttctaatgacataattacgGTCCTCTTCATAGTTTTCagcaataaacaataaaaattcaagaagagAGTGAgttatatctatatattttggTATTGAGCACACCATTAATAGCATTGCAGGCTCAATGTTCATTATGTTgtcaattttttcatcaaaaaaaagcCAGTCATAAAATAAGGCCAGCTTCATATCAGCTTCAACATATTTTTCTCTACAAGATTTTAGAAGCCAACCTATAACAGCCCATCTTGGTACAATGTCTGACTGAATAATTTCATTTGATGGGTGGTGTGCACAACATATGAAGCGAATAATGTCAACTACAAGTGTCTCTCTCTCTTGTCCAAAAAGAAACTTCTTGGCAAACCACACTTGGTATCGCTTCTGATTCCCGAACTTCACATGCATGAGTAGAAACCTCAATTGGGTTTCCATCTCTGGAGTAATTCGAAGCAAAAAATACCGACTAGAAGTCCTAGAGCAGTACAACTGTGAAATATCTGAAAAGCCTTCTGTCCTAAATTCACTTGGGTTCAACACCAAATCATTCCAGATAGCTCGAAACTCAGGGACATGAACCAAATCTCGAAGCAATCTAATAAGGTCCCTCCCAATCTTCATGCACAAATTAAATTGCTCCCTCAACATCTTGACACAAAACTCAATCTCTAATCTTTTCAACGATTCCATCTTAGCATCAGTCGATACCTTACAGTGATCAGCTAATACCCGTAGATACACATACAAAGCACTAGTTAAAACAAATGGCGCATCTTCTACTAAACAATCCCATTTGCTTGAAAAAAGGGAGACCAACTCAAAGCACAACCACAAATTCCCATCACTAAAATCCCCACCAACAATTTGCCTCAACAAACACACTAAGAAACCATCAAATCCCACTCCTAAAACATCAACCATTTCTTTAACAACCCAAACCAATTGATCCTTCACCGAATCAACTAACTTGCCATACAAATCATTAACAATTTTCACAATCAAACTAACAAACAAAGCATACCCATCAGTGACAATAGCATGAAGATGCTTTATATGCGTTTTAGCCAAATGGGGTTCGGTTAAAACCCCATAAAGAATAGCAAGATTGAGTCTGGAATATTCTTGAGGGCTTGGTATTGTTAACGGAAATGGGGGTCTTAGTTTTGGTTCAAGCTCCTCAAAGGCTTGCTTTAGAGAGAGTTCAAGCTCGTTTTTTGCCTCATAGGCAGTGAGTTTAAGCAGCTTTGATGCCATAACTAGCTCTCTAGTTCAGTAACATTAAACAACAGAGAAATCAAATTTTGAGCAGGAGATGTTTATGAGGTTTACCTGTTGGTGGTGGAGAGGGGTTTCTACAAGGTTTCCCTCTGTTGTGATGTTTGAATTTGAAAGTTACAGAGAGAAACTAAAGCAGTGATGGTGTTGAAGGAGACCGCAGTTTGGCGGCTTCGAGGGAGAATAAGAAGACGACTTGACGTTTGGAAACCAGCCTACACTCCTCTTAAGTTTTGATCGGGAAGACTTCAGGGCACGGCAAAACCTCGAAATTAGCCCCCTATagctaaaaatcaaataagtcCTTAAAATAGTTTTCATCTCAATTAGGTCTCTAAAGTTGttaaattctaaattattttttctttctaaattcTTCGCAGATTTTAACAGAAGAGGTCAAAGACAGTTAAAAAAGCGATTTCTGTGTGAAATTTTATGGCTGTTTGTGTGAACAATGTATAATGCTGgctggaaaaggaaaaaaaagagagaagaaaagtagaCCACAGGTCAAAACATCTGATTCCAAACCGAAGCTATTACCAAATCCGAAGCACTAAAAATGTAGTTTGCAGATTGATCGATGCATTTTCAATCTGTCTTGATGATGCCCAGAAAGCGTCTTTTATGATATCAACCATTTGTATGTTTAACTCTAATTGCCTATTGAAGCTAAGCCCAGGATAAATTTGATGATCAAGatagttttcttcttttcttgagtCCCATCGCTCTAAATAAGAGCTCTAAAGAATCGAACTTTCATTTCTTCACCGGAAGGTGCTAAGGCGATATCAGACCATGAAAACCTATGGTCAAGCCCATGGTGAGATCAGCTCCCGCATCTTAGCTGCTATATCTTCATTTGCTCTCTTCGAAACTATAAAGACGAGTGCTAATAAAGCTTTTGGCCATGTAAATCAAATTATGGATTGGCAATCGAAATGGCATAGATAAAGTTTTACATCTAAAGAACAGACTACTACTATGAgagaggaaacaaaaaaaaaaaaaaagaggcaaccATCAAGGAGCCAGACAACTGTGAAAGTGACAATAACGAAGAAATTTCACAAGGCTAATTGCTGCTAAGCTGTTTCTGAAAGCCATAACATCACAGGAAATTTTATGTAGAAAGAAACAACTAATCGCTACCACAACTTCTATCCATCAGCTCAAAGGCAAGTGAAGTTGAAGCACAGATCCTTGTGAGCAGAACAAAGTTGATTTCTTGCTGCTCTGAATAGAACAAATCAATATGATTTCCCACAATGTATCAAGCTCCCAGCACCC from the Populus nigra chromosome 1, ddPopNigr1.1, whole genome shotgun sequence genome contains:
- the LOC133670127 gene encoding uncharacterized protein LOC133670127 — protein: MASKLLKLTAYEAKNELELSLKQAFEELEPKLRPPFPLTIPSPQEYSRLNLAILYGVLTEPHLAKTHIKHLHAIVTDGYALFVSLIVKIVNDLYGKLVDSVKDQLVWVVKEMVDVLGVGFDGFLVCLLRQIVGGDFSDGNLWLCFELVSLFSSKWDCLVEDAPFVLTSALYVYLRVLADHCKVSTDAKMESLKRLEIEFCVKMLREQFNLCMKIGRDLIRLLRDLVHVPEFRAIWNDLVLNPSEFRTEGFSDISQLYCSRTSSRYFLLRITPEMETQLRFLLMHVKFGNQKRYQVWFAKKFLFGQERETLVVDIIRFICCAHHPSNEIIQSDIVPRWAVIGWLLKSCREKYVEADMKLALFYDWLFFDEKIDNIMNIEPAMLLMVCSIPKYIDITHSLLEFLLFIAENYEEDRNYVIRRGLSSAMRMLVQKGVVRSMDILTSCDALSPFLREGLRKLILRLNIESNELQPAHLPPHSVSRSSLQNVSHLAITTPAPEQQSAKIVEVRLSKEPAGSSIPISGDLFMTSCPSNVTIESQFDAIESLAQNLAEAMKKSNRMGLQILEEILLSFVNLDGQASTCGSTFPETLSSRIADQFESIGNRLFAPFDVSISVPSSDSGIHSPTIIIARSFILSQHERLQEMLLFWLRNGFHVGAHLLSYATRLAYEACISDSSGNAIINNNFSKISDSGMSLLLFHVDGYFSILNGRKQDFLEGSVSTSKMDKELVNMLVKNAFAAYKCFLERSRTILHKEDDLALSKLFILDITSCFLCERKKTKFFYSIFCHLADLCAGNIDIIRFLVSQLDHADLLEMQFEIGLKRFFVFGESTEDIFHLMKNSLSWDPSEQHKLWGLIRSELAVSKVQLEKIILKFFCSNELDANTSAIAVGGLLTLCICRAPTPELVGAIMLLPDDVFQDFAATVLASWVVSNASKLFDSLTKFSEKFDNENGNVAGSVGIVINHSAILWLLNYFKSQGMNGSNILSTFSASISCEKPA